From the genome of Chanos chanos chromosome 5, fChaCha1.1, whole genome shotgun sequence, one region includes:
- the cldn18 gene encoding claudin-18: MASTVLQTFGFVLGLIGVAALIAGTAMNNWSTKDRQGDVVTSVYTYKGLWMNCEVSTAGFTECRPLYGLLGYAGSFQAVRALMIVGIILGVIAAGISLFSLKCFRVGRTDDSVKAKMTLAAGVMFLIGGVCGIAGASIYASQIVASFMLSTYNPNYGEMSAMEGMGANAMGGMGMGGMGSLTPRYTFGPALFVVWIGGALLVIGAILKCIAFKAMQPKGPYKSVAYKAQSQTTAAYEDSESGKRNKNYV, from the exons ATGGCATCTACTGTGTTACAGACCTTTGGATTTGTCTTAGGGCTCATTGGTGTAGCGGCACTCATCGCCGGTACGGCCATGAATAACTGGAGCACCAAGGATCGCCAGGGGGACGTGGTGACCTCCGTGTATACCTATAAGGGACTTTGGATGAACTGTGAAGTGTCCACCGCGGGATTCACGGAGTGCCGGCCACTCTATGGCCTTTTGGGCTATGCTG GAAGTTTCCAGGCTGTGAGAGCTTTGATGATTGTCGGAATCATTCTCGGAGTAATCGCCGCGGGGATCTCGCTCTTCTCACTAAAGTGTTTCAGAGTGGGTCGCACCGATGACTCTGTCAAAGCCAAAATGACTCTGGCAGCAGGAGTCATGTTCCTTATTGGAG gggtTTGTGGCATCGCCGGAGCATCTATATATGCCAGTCAGATTGTAGCCAGTTTTATGCTGAGCACATACAATCCCAACTATGGTGAGATGTCCGCCATGGAAGGAATGGGAGCGAATGCAATGGGTGGAATGGGAATGGGTGGGATGGGGAGTCTGACGCCCAG GTACACGTTTGGACCAGCCCTCTTTGTGGTTTGGATAGGTGGGGCTTTGCTGGTGATAGGTGCAATTTTGAAGTGCATCGCCTTCAAGGCAATGCAACCTAAGGGACC GTACAAGTCAGTCGCTTACAAAGCTCAAAGCCAGACTACAGCTGCCTatgaggacagtgagagtggaaaAAGGAATAAGAATTATGTGTAA